A genomic region of Candidatus Stoquefichus sp. SB1 contains the following coding sequences:
- a CDS encoding helix-turn-helix domain-containing protein — protein sequence MSIDMDLAKRLKTYRNFKHLTQKEVAAHLNVPHSAISDIENGKRDVTVGELKILSHLYGRSVEEIMSGKKYDYYNIANIARLLTELPDEDLKEVMFIIEYKRKRIEEKNKTI from the coding sequence ATGTCAATTGATATGGATTTGGCTAAGCGATTGAAAACTTATCGTAATTTTAAACATTTAACACAAAAAGAAGTTGCTGCTCACCTTAATGTTCCACACTCTGCAATATCAGATATAGAGAATGGTAAACGTGATGTGACAGTGGGAGAATTAAAAATCTTATCTCATCTTTATGGACGTAGTGTTGAAGAGATTATGAGTGGTAAAAAATATGATTATTATAACATTGCAAATATTGCTCGTCTTTTAACAGAATTACCTGATGAGGATTTAAAAGAAGTTATGTTCATTATTGAATATAAGCGTAAAAGAATTGAAGAAAAAAACAAAACAATTTAA
- a CDS encoding metallophosphoesterase family protein, whose protein sequence is MKILVVSDSHLIGDDLQRVTHLYKEKVDLMIHCGDSSLPLNDPIIKKFDIVVKGNHDDALFPKYETYQNICVTHGQFYNVYYGYEQLIQLCHEQNCQICFHGHTHVPTHQIHDGIHFINPGSLMMNRGTYGYGTYAIVQIDTQLSIDFYHHHTDEKCDPTILTEGLALLEEFKTLLTKE, encoded by the coding sequence TTGAAAATATTAGTTGTCAGTGACAGTCACTTAATTGGTGATGATTTACAGCGAGTCACTCATCTTTATAAAGAGAAAGTAGATCTTATGATTCATTGTGGTGATTCATCATTGCCATTAAATGATCCTATTATTAAAAAATTTGATATTGTTGTGAAAGGAAATCATGATGATGCGCTTTTCCCAAAATATGAAACATATCAAAATATTTGTGTAACACATGGTCAATTCTACAATGTTTATTATGGGTATGAGCAGTTAATTCAATTGTGTCATGAACAAAATTGTCAAATTTGTTTTCATGGTCATACACATGTCCCTACACATCAAATCCATGATGGCATTCATTTTATTAATCCAGGCAGCTTAATGATGAATCGTGGGACATATGGTTATGGAACCTATGCAATTGTTCAGATTGATACACAGTTAAGTATTGATTTTTACCATCATCATACTGATGAGAAATGTGATCCAACAATCTTAACTGAAGGTTTAGCATTATTAGAAGAATTTAAAACACTTCTTACAAAAGAATAA
- a CDS encoding PTS sugar transporter subunit IIB, producing the protein MKTILLVCSAGMSTSLLVTKMEAAAKDAGVECKIFALPFSDAPRVLEEVDCILLGPQVRFQKAAIEKLAASRKAGAIPVDVIDMRDYGTMNGKAVFDKALSMLGE; encoded by the coding sequence ATGAAAACTATTTTATTAGTATGTTCTGCAGGAATGTCTACAAGTTTATTAGTAACAAAAATGGAAGCGGCTGCTAAAGACGCTGGAGTTGAATGCAAAATCTTTGCATTACCTTTCTCTGATGCCCCTAGAGTATTAGAAGAAGTTGATTGTATTTTACTTGGCCCACAAGTAAGATTCCAAAAAGCTGCAATCGAAAAATTAGCTGCTTCAAGAAAAGCTGGTGCTATCCCTGTTGACGTTATCGATATGAGAGATTACGGAACAATGAACGGAAAAGCTGTTTTCGATAAAGCTTTATCAATGTTAGGTGAATAA
- a CDS encoding ACT domain-containing protein: MKKAIITVVGKDQVGIIAKVCTYLAEAQINILDISQTILQGYFNMMMIVDTSCANDEFSILADQLSVLGDEIGVNIKLQHEDIFNKMHRI, translated from the coding sequence ATGAAAAAAGCGATTATAACAGTTGTTGGAAAAGATCAAGTTGGGATTATTGCAAAAGTATGTACATATTTAGCTGAAGCACAAATCAACATTCTTGATATTTCACAAACAATTTTACAAGGATATTTTAATATGATGATGATTGTTGATACGTCTTGTGCAAATGATGAATTTTCTATACTTGCTGATCAATTGTCAGTATTAGGTGATGAAATCGGAGTGAATATCAAATTACAACATGAAGACATTTTTAATAAAATGCATAGAATCTAA
- a CDS encoding PFL family protein translates to MINLFEVAETNKMIEQENLDVRTITIGISLLDCIDANINVLCENIYQKITNTAKDLVKTGEAIEKKYGIPIVNKRISVTPIGFIGASACHSSEDFVKIAKTLDRCAHEIGVNFIGGYSAIVSKGMTKAEELLIRSIPQAMKETELVCSSVNVGSTKTGINMDAVKLAGEIVKETAEITKENDSIGCAKLVILCNAPDDNPFMAGAFHGVSEADAIINVGVSGPGVVRNAIKTAKGKDFGELCETVKKTAFKITRVGQLVAREASAALNIPFGIIDLSLAPTPAVGDSIADCLQEMGLERVGAPGTTAALAILNDQVKKGGVMASSYVGGLSGAFIPVSEDQGMIDAVEAGALTLEKLEAMTCVCSVGLDMIAIPGKTSAKTISGVIADEMAIGMINQKTTAVRIIPVIGKDVGETVEFGGLLGYAPIMPVNSFSCDEFIDRGGRIPAPIHSFKN, encoded by the coding sequence ATGATTAATTTATTTGAGGTTGCGGAAACAAATAAAATGATTGAACAAGAGAACTTAGATGTGCGTACAATCACAATTGGGATAAGCTTATTAGATTGTATTGATGCAAATATTAATGTTCTTTGTGAAAACATTTATCAAAAAATAACAAATACTGCAAAAGATCTTGTCAAGACAGGAGAAGCTATTGAAAAAAAATATGGAATTCCAATTGTTAATAAAAGAATTTCAGTAACGCCAATTGGATTTATTGGGGCAAGTGCCTGTCATTCATCAGAAGATTTTGTCAAGATTGCAAAAACATTGGATCGTTGTGCTCATGAAATTGGAGTAAACTTTATTGGGGGATATAGTGCCATCGTTTCAAAAGGAATGACAAAGGCTGAGGAATTGTTGATTCGTTCAATACCTCAGGCAATGAAAGAAACTGAACTTGTATGTAGTTCTGTAAATGTGGGTTCAACAAAAACTGGTATCAATATGGATGCTGTTAAACTTGCTGGTGAAATTGTGAAAGAAACAGCTGAAATCACAAAGGAAAATGATTCAATTGGTTGTGCAAAGCTCGTTATTCTTTGTAATGCACCTGATGATAATCCATTTATGGCAGGGGCTTTCCATGGCGTGAGTGAAGCAGATGCTATTATCAATGTCGGTGTAAGTGGTCCTGGTGTTGTCAGAAATGCGATTAAAACTGCTAAAGGTAAAGATTTTGGTGAGTTATGTGAGACAGTCAAAAAAACAGCTTTTAAAATTACACGTGTAGGACAGTTGGTCGCACGCGAAGCATCAGCTGCATTAAATATTCCTTTTGGAATTATTGATTTATCATTGGCACCAACTCCTGCTGTTGGTGATAGTATTGCCGATTGTTTGCAGGAAATGGGATTAGAAAGAGTAGGGGCACCTGGAACAACTGCTGCTCTTGCTATTTTAAATGACCAAGTGAAAAAAGGTGGCGTTATGGCTTCATCATATGTCGGTGGATTATCTGGAGCTTTTATTCCTGTAAGTGAAGATCAGGGAATGATTGATGCAGTAGAGGCTGGCGCTTTAACTTTAGAAAAATTAGAAGCTATGACATGTGTTTGTTCAGTTGGATTAGATATGATTGCTATTCCTGGTAAAACATCAGCCAAAACAATTTCTGGTGTCATTGCTGATGAAATGGCAATTGGAATGATCAACCAAAAAACAACAGCTGTTAGAATCATTCCTGTTATTGGTAAAGATGTTGGGGAGACAGTTGAATTTGGTGGATTGCTTGGATATGCTCCAATTATGCCGGTTAATTCTTTTTCATGTGATGAATTTATTGATCGTGGAGGAAGAATACCAGCTCCAATTCATAGTTTTAAAAACTAA
- a CDS encoding ATP-binding protein — translation MQLEQLIIYRNLTNDKDIYKCISFIQKEPLIDESEFVSTMLQLTEKYDLHGQLFQSLMTFLLANHENSFTLSLERKQSIPDSLKKVIMKDIEILYQFFHYDFSFLDSLYKDLFYDFPHSKPIVNQEIFDLLTHLQTLLSQSTSVEEFYNILYNHYSQYGVGKYGLNKAFRYLNDSIIPIDHIGNNTLDQLIGYESQKERLKANTEAFLKGKKANNVLLYGDSGTGKSSSIKALLNEYYKDGLRMVEVYKHQFIALPQIINELQNRQYHFVIFMDDLSFEEFEVEYKYLKAVIEGGLEKKPDNILIYATSNRRHLIKETWNDRNHDQEINNNDAKQEKLSLVSRFGVQIMYIHPDKQHYLDIVDGLANTYGIDIPLDELHELALQWEIRNGGFSGRTAKQFIHMLLGKK, via the coding sequence ATGCAATTAGAACAACTTATTATTTATCGAAATCTTACCAATGATAAAGATATTTATAAATGTATATCTTTTATCCAAAAAGAACCTCTTATTGATGAATCAGAATTTGTTTCAACAATGTTACAATTAACTGAAAAATATGATCTACATGGACAATTATTTCAGAGTCTTATGACTTTTTTATTAGCAAACCATGAAAATTCTTTTACTCTTTCTTTAGAAAGAAAACAAAGTATTCCTGATTCTTTAAAAAAAGTGATTATGAAAGATATCGAAATACTTTATCAATTTTTTCATTATGATTTTTCTTTTTTAGATTCTTTATACAAAGATCTATTTTATGATTTCCCTCATAGTAAACCTATTGTTAATCAAGAAATCTTTGATTTATTAACACATTTACAAACTTTGCTTTCACAAAGCACATCAGTGGAAGAATTTTACAATATATTATATAATCATTACAGTCAATATGGAGTAGGAAAATATGGTTTAAATAAAGCTTTTCGCTATTTGAATGATTCTATTATACCAATTGATCATATTGGTAATAATACATTAGATCAATTGATTGGATATGAGAGTCAAAAGGAACGTCTTAAAGCGAATACTGAAGCTTTTCTTAAAGGAAAGAAAGCCAATAATGTTTTGCTCTATGGTGATAGTGGAACTGGAAAGTCTAGTAGTATTAAAGCTTTACTGAATGAATACTATAAAGATGGTTTAAGAATGGTAGAAGTTTATAAACATCAATTTATTGCTTTGCCACAAATCATTAATGAACTACAAAATCGTCAATATCATTTTGTTATTTTTATGGATGATTTATCTTTTGAAGAATTTGAAGTTGAATACAAATATTTAAAAGCTGTTATTGAAGGTGGTTTGGAAAAGAAACCAGATAATATTTTGATTTATGCGACAAGTAATCGTAGACATTTAATCAAAGAAACTTGGAATGATCGAAACCATGATCAAGAAATTAACAATAATGATGCAAAACAAGAAAAATTATCATTGGTTTCACGTTTTGGTGTACAAATTATGTATATCCATCCTGATAAACAGCATTATTTAGACATTGTCGATGGGCTTGCCAATACATATGGTATTGATATACCTTTAGATGAATTACATGAATTAGCTTTGCAATGGGAAATAAGAAATGGAGGTTTTTCCGGGCGCACTGCAAAACAATTTATTCATATGTTGCTTGGAAAGAAATAA
- a CDS encoding GNAT family N-acetyltransferase codes for MKELKLEDYSIIKPFLDLADYEGYNSNFVTMMMWNHEYHIQYEVHEHFLIMLHHYKDIKFWAMPFTSPEYYQEAIDYMINYSHQHQFTFMIDCAIEDFVEKIKPIYSQQLLFERTPYNDDYIYDRQMLQTLSGKKMQKRRNHYNSFLKNYPHYVYRDLDITDDFETILSCLNRWENEKDNLSESMTSEVRGIMSLLSSKHLLDFEVGGIFIEGQMEAFIIASRLKHSTIQIHVEKANKEIRGLYPAILKEMLEHHFPDEKYVNREEDMGLENLRKSKQSLHPVKMIYKYRIYEKNLQVTQATPDDFNDIIELWKICFQDETDESTAFYFENLYQMENTYVLKNNNEILSVLQIVPMMIQKYQQIQNSYFILGVCTHPHVQGQGCMKFLMDFVLDLYKQQDIYLQAYIPKIYRPFGFHASHYHQIIDVDKTELTFNTPEPIDDLSLLKDYYEAYTASFNDYRIRQENDWYMLVKRCQAFHENIVIFKDLGYMIYHQDDNEIYITEFIYLNDEAILRMLSYWRDSQLKITLECDLRVNIKGTSQSIITMMSNQENSDFIDKNRYINEIY; via the coding sequence ATGAAAGAATTAAAATTAGAAGATTATTCAATAATAAAACCTTTTTTGGATTTAGCTGATTATGAAGGATATAATTCCAACTTTGTGACAATGATGATGTGGAATCATGAATATCATATTCAATACGAAGTTCATGAGCATTTTTTGATTATGTTACATCATTATAAAGATATTAAATTTTGGGCAATGCCATTTACAAGTCCAGAATATTATCAAGAAGCTATTGATTACATGATAAACTATAGTCATCAGCATCAGTTTACCTTTATGATTGATTGTGCAATTGAAGATTTTGTTGAAAAGATAAAACCTATATATTCTCAACAATTACTTTTTGAAAGAACCCCTTATAATGATGATTATATTTATGATCGTCAAATGCTGCAGACATTATCTGGTAAAAAGATGCAAAAAAGAAGAAATCATTATAATTCTTTTTTAAAGAATTATCCTCATTATGTTTATCGTGATTTAGATATTACAGATGATTTTGAAACTATTTTAAGTTGTTTGAATCGCTGGGAAAATGAGAAAGATAATCTAAGTGAATCAATGACAAGTGAAGTCCGTGGTATTATGTCTTTGTTGTCTTCTAAGCATTTATTGGATTTTGAAGTTGGTGGTATTTTTATTGAAGGGCAAATGGAAGCATTTATTATTGCATCGCGATTAAAACATTCAACAATTCAAATTCATGTTGAAAAAGCCAATAAAGAAATAAGAGGATTATATCCAGCTATATTAAAAGAGATGTTAGAGCATCATTTTCCAGATGAAAAATATGTTAATAGAGAAGAAGATATGGGATTGGAAAATTTAAGAAAATCGAAGCAATCACTTCATCCAGTCAAAATGATTTATAAATATCGAATTTATGAGAAGAATCTGCAAGTGACTCAGGCAACTCCTGATGATTTCAATGATATTATCGAATTATGGAAAATCTGTTTCCAGGATGAAACTGATGAATCAACTGCATTTTATTTTGAAAATCTTTATCAAATGGAAAATACTTATGTATTAAAAAATAATAATGAGATTTTATCTGTTTTACAGATTGTTCCAATGATGATTCAAAAGTATCAACAGATTCAAAACAGTTATTTCATTTTAGGTGTGTGTACACATCCACATGTGCAAGGGCAGGGATGTATGAAATTTCTTATGGACTTTGTTTTAGATCTTTATAAACAACAAGATATCTATTTACAAGCATATATTCCTAAAATTTATCGTCCATTTGGTTTTCATGCCTCACATTATCATCAAATAATCGATGTAGATAAGACAGAATTGACTTTTAATACTCCAGAGCCTATTGATGATTTATCGCTGTTAAAAGACTATTATGAAGCTTATACAGCATCTTTTAATGATTATCGTATAAGACAAGAGAATGATTGGTATATGCTTGTAAAGAGATGTCAAGCATTCCATGAAAATATAGTGATATTTAAAGATTTAGGTTATATGATTTATCATCAAGATGATAATGAAATCTATATTACAGAATTTATTTATCTCAATGATGAAGCAATATTAAGAATGTTATCATATTGGCGAGATTCACAACTTAAAATTACCTTAGAATGTGATTTGAGAGTCAACATAAAAGGGACATCTCAATCAATAATAACAATGATGTCTAATCAAGAAAATAGTGATTTTATTGATAAAAATAGATATATAAATGAGATTTATTAA
- the purF gene encoding amidophosphoribosyltransferase encodes MSNELHEECGVFGVIGHKNAANMCYYGLHSLQHRGQEAAGILTTYHQKMNIHKGEGLVTEVFNAEKLSAIQGDAAIGHVRYSTAGGGGIANVQPFLFKTMTGSMGICHNGNLVNANILKQELEEKGSIFSSSSDTEVLGHLIKRQKGTMIERICSSLDKLDGAFAFLILIEDRLYAARDKYGLRPLSIGILPNGAYVFASETCALDIVGAKFLRDVEPGEIVRVKDGQLKSKLYTHDQIVDKICAMEYIYFSRPDSTIDGINVHTTRKLAGKQLYLESPVEADVVIGVPDSSISAAIGYAEASGIPYEMGLVKNKYVGRTFIQPTQEMREQGVRMKLSAVSSIVSGKRVIMIDDSIVRGTTSKRIVRLLKEAGAKEVHVRIASPAIQFPCFYGVDTSTIEELISSRMNNQELCQYIEADSLAFIQEVGLKKSIHFKKEHTCDLCMSCFNGKYVTKLYDSYEKANKEEK; translated from the coding sequence ATGAGCAATGAATTACATGAAGAATGTGGTGTATTTGGTGTTATTGGTCATAAAAATGCAGCGAATATGTGTTATTATGGCTTACATAGTTTGCAACATCGTGGGCAAGAAGCGGCTGGTATTTTAACTACCTATCATCAAAAAATGAATATTCATAAAGGAGAAGGGTTAGTCACTGAAGTGTTCAATGCTGAAAAATTATCAGCAATTCAAGGAGATGCGGCTATTGGGCATGTCCGTTATTCTACAGCTGGTGGAGGCGGTATTGCTAATGTTCAGCCGTTTTTATTTAAAACAATGACAGGTTCTATGGGTATTTGTCATAATGGAAACCTTGTTAATGCAAACATTCTAAAACAAGAGCTTGAAGAAAAGGGAAGTATTTTTTCATCTTCTTCTGATACTGAAGTTTTAGGACATCTTATCAAACGTCAAAAAGGAACAATGATAGAACGCATTTGTTCTTCACTGGATAAATTAGATGGGGCATTCGCTTTTCTTATATTAATTGAGGATCGTTTGTATGCTGCTAGGGATAAATATGGATTAAGACCTTTGTCTATTGGTATATTACCTAATGGCGCATATGTTTTTGCTTCAGAAACATGTGCACTAGATATTGTTGGTGCAAAATTTTTGAGAGATGTAGAACCAGGTGAAATTGTGAGAGTAAAAGATGGTCAATTAAAATCGAAATTATATACTCATGATCAGATTGTTGATAAAATATGTGCTATGGAATATATTTATTTTTCAAGACCTGATAGCACAATTGATGGAATTAATGTTCACACCACAAGAAAACTGGCAGGGAAACAATTATATTTAGAATCACCAGTTGAAGCCGATGTTGTTATTGGGGTTCCAGATTCCTCTATTTCAGCTGCCATTGGTTACGCTGAAGCATCTGGGATACCTTATGAAATGGGATTAGTGAAAAATAAATATGTAGGGCGTACATTTATCCAGCCAACTCAGGAAATGAGAGAGCAGGGAGTACGAATGAAATTATCGGCTGTTTCTTCTATTGTTAGTGGAAAAAGAGTGATTATGATAGATGATTCTATAGTAAGAGGAACAACTTCTAAACGCATTGTTAGACTTTTAAAGGAAGCCGGAGCTAAAGAAGTACATGTTAGGATTGCATCGCCAGCCATTCAATTTCCTTGCTTTTACGGTGTTGATACATCAACTATAGAAGAATTGATATCAAGTCGAATGAATAATCAGGAATTATGTCAATATATTGAAGCTGATTCATTGGCATTTATCCAAGAAGTTGGATTAAAAAAATCAATTCATTTTAAAAAAGAACACACTTGTGATTTGTGTATGTCTTGTTTCAATGGGAAATATGTAACCAAACTCTATGATTCATATGAAAAAGCCAATAAAGAAGAAAAGTAA
- a CDS encoding phosphopentomutase: MKKYKRVFLIVLDSLGVGDAHDAIEFGDEGANTLGHICESVGGLDVPQLEGMGLGSIGEFKGIHQLKNQLAYTARLEEVSNGKDTMTGHWEMMGLHITKPFKTFTDTGFPKEFIELFEQKTGRHCVGNYAESGTKILDDWGEHQIQTGDWIVYTSADSVFQIAANEDVIPLEELYQACEIARELAMDERWKIGRVIARPYVGQKKGEFVRTANRHDLALKPFGKTVLDALKENSFDVIGIGKIPDIFVDQGISEKVKTVSNDDGMFKTTEIAKKDFEGLAFLNLVDFDAVYGHRRNPKGYGDAIVAFDSQLNDLLLALHEDDLLMITADHGNDPTYKGTDHTRENVPLIIYSKSLKQPKHLGLLKSYAVIGATIADNFGVENPGIGESLLEKII, from the coding sequence GTGAAAAAGTATAAAAGAGTATTTTTAATTGTTTTAGATTCTTTAGGAGTAGGAGATGCACATGATGCAATAGAATTTGGTGATGAGGGTGCTAATACTCTTGGTCATATATGCGAAAGTGTTGGTGGTTTAGATGTTCCTCAACTAGAAGGTATGGGATTAGGAAGTATTGGTGAATTTAAAGGTATTCATCAATTAAAAAATCAATTGGCTTATACTGCTCGTTTAGAAGAGGTATCTAATGGTAAAGATACTATGACTGGTCATTGGGAAATGATGGGCTTACATATTACCAAACCATTCAAAACATTTACAGATACAGGTTTTCCTAAAGAGTTTATAGAATTATTCGAACAAAAAACAGGACGCCATTGTGTGGGTAATTATGCGGAAAGTGGAACAAAGATTCTTGATGATTGGGGAGAGCATCAAATTCAAACTGGTGATTGGATTGTGTATACATCTGCTGATTCAGTCTTTCAGATTGCTGCCAATGAAGATGTGATTCCTTTAGAAGAATTGTATCAGGCATGCGAAATAGCTCGTGAGTTAGCAATGGATGAAAGGTGGAAAATTGGACGTGTTATTGCAAGACCATATGTTGGTCAGAAAAAAGGAGAATTTGTCAGAACTGCCAATCGTCATGATTTAGCTTTAAAACCATTTGGTAAAACAGTTTTAGATGCATTAAAAGAAAATTCATTTGATGTCATTGGAATTGGTAAAATTCCTGATATTTTTGTTGATCAAGGTATTAGTGAAAAAGTAAAAACGGTTTCTAATGATGATGGTATGTTCAAAACAACGGAAATTGCTAAAAAAGATTTTGAAGGATTGGCTTTCTTGAATTTAGTTGATTTCGATGCTGTATATGGCCATAGACGAAACCCAAAAGGCTATGGCGATGCCATTGTGGCATTTGATTCACAATTGAATGATTTATTATTGGCGCTTCATGAAGATGATTTGTTAATGATAACAGCAGACCATGGAAATGATCCAACTTACAAAGGAACTGATCATACTCGTGAAAATGTACCATTGATTATCTATAGCAAATCTTTAAAACAACCGAAACATTTAGGTCTTTTAAAAAGCTATGCAGTCATCGGAGCAACTATTGCAGATAATTTTGGTGTAGAAAATCCTGGTATTGGTGAATCATTACTAGAGAAAATCATTTAG
- the xerA gene encoding site-specific tyrosine recombinase/integron integrase, whose protein sequence is MKCKEAMNEYQQYMVVEKGYSYHTINEYLRDIQHFVNYMNDHFQLNDITLIEKDHVYTYLKDLRSSFKTSSADRHMVALRQFYIFLVKEKKVQKNVMSSFEMAKKEQYLPEVLSVDEVNQLLNSVEMKDPKSARNRCMMEILYGSGLRVSEMCSLTLQNINIQKGFVKCIGKGNKERIVPMNQQCCIYLKEYIENFRPQLCEKVTTQYLFINQKGQPIQRDDFYHILEGIVKKSGLKKHVTPHTLRHTFATHLLENDADLRSIQEMLGHSDISTTTIYTHVSQSKTIEDYMKLHPRSQERKKR, encoded by the coding sequence TTGAAATGTAAAGAGGCAATGAATGAATATCAACAATATATGGTTGTTGAAAAAGGGTATAGTTATCATACAATTAATGAATATTTAAGAGATATTCAACATTTTGTTAACTATATGAATGATCATTTTCAATTAAATGATATAACTCTGATTGAAAAAGATCATGTCTATACTTATTTAAAAGATTTAAGAAGTTCTTTTAAAACATCTTCAGCAGATAGACATATGGTAGCTTTGCGTCAGTTCTATATTTTTTTAGTTAAAGAAAAGAAAGTTCAAAAGAATGTTATGAGTTCTTTTGAAATGGCAAAAAAAGAACAGTATTTACCAGAAGTTCTAAGTGTTGATGAAGTCAATCAATTACTTAATTCTGTTGAAATGAAAGATCCAAAGAGTGCTAGAAATCGCTGTATGATGGAGATTCTTTATGGATCTGGTTTAAGAGTGAGTGAAATGTGTTCATTAACTCTTCAAAATATTAATATTCAAAAGGGTTTTGTCAAATGTATAGGAAAAGGAAATAAGGAAAGAATTGTTCCTATGAACCAACAATGCTGTATATACCTTAAGGAATATATTGAAAATTTTCGTCCACAATTATGTGAGAAAGTAACAACTCAGTATTTATTTATAAATCAAAAAGGGCAACCTATTCAAAGAGATGATTTTTATCATATTTTAGAAGGTATAGTTAAAAAAAGCGGTCTTAAAAAGCATGTAACACCACATACTTTACGACATACATTTGCTACTCATTTATTGGAAAATGATGCTGATTTACGTTCAATTCAAGAAATGCTGGGACATAGTGATATATCCACAACAACAATATATACACATGTTTCACAAAGTAAAACGATAGAAGATTATATGAAATTACATCCACGAAGTCAAGAAAGGAAGAAAAGATAG
- a CDS encoding DNA polymerase IV produces MQIIFHIDLNAFFASAEIATHPELKGKPIVICRDSRRSIITTASYEARQFGIHSAMPLFKAKELCPHIITIPPHFDLYKTLSQQFFHIVSTFSKKLEVASIDECYVDMTEYIQQNNISPSVAAKKIQSTVYEHLHLQCSIGIAPNKFLAKMASDMKKPMGITIINNKNYKEKLWPLPIHTMFGIGKKTAPKLIAMGIMTIGDLAKHENYDKIRSVFGKNTLLFYQKANGKDFSKINYSKNELKSVGNSTTFEQDSNDEDFIKSMFRELSHEVSQRAKKRLLVSNSISITLKYTREKSRTKQMIIDHYTNDYDTIYATALLLFEGIYEGEMLRLVGVSLNNVIHQDELNEQISLFAHASESNDAKTVNQTDQIIDQLTKALPDVKIVKASSLIDETPVQKKYLKNNE; encoded by the coding sequence ATGCAAATTATCTTTCATATTGATCTGAATGCTTTTTTTGCTAGTGCTGAAATAGCCACTCACCCTGAATTAAAAGGAAAACCAATTGTCATATGTCGTGACTCTCGTCGGAGTATTATCACTACTGCTTCATATGAAGCGCGACAGTTTGGAATTCATTCAGCAATGCCATTATTTAAAGCAAAAGAGTTATGTCCTCATATTATCACAATACCTCCACATTTTGATCTATATAAAACATTATCTCAACAATTTTTCCATATTGTATCAACTTTTTCTAAAAAATTAGAAGTTGCAAGTATAGATGAATGTTATGTTGATATGACCGAATATATTCAGCAAAACAACATTTCTCCTAGTGTGGCTGCCAAAAAAATTCAATCAACTGTATATGAGCATCTTCACTTGCAATGTTCGATTGGTATTGCACCTAATAAATTTTTAGCAAAAATGGCAAGTGATATGAAAAAGCCAATGGGTATTACGATTATCAATAACAAAAATTATAAAGAAAAATTATGGCCATTACCAATTCATACAATGTTTGGAATTGGCAAAAAGACTGCACCAAAGCTTATAGCAATGGGCATTATGACAATTGGAGATCTTGCTAAACATGAAAACTATGATAAGATTAGATCTGTTTTTGGAAAAAACACTTTGCTTTTTTACCAAAAAGCAAACGGAAAAGATTTTTCAAAAATCAATTATTCAAAAAATGAACTCAAATCAGTTGGGAATTCAACAACTTTTGAACAAGATAGCAATGATGAGGATTTCATCAAATCTATGTTTAGAGAATTATCACACGAAGTTTCTCAGCGTGCGAAAAAACGTCTATTAGTATCGAATTCTATATCCATCACACTCAAGTACACAAGAGAAAAAAGTCGTACCAAACAGATGATTATTGATCATTATACAAATGACTATGATACAATCTATGCTACTGCATTATTGTTGTTTGAAGGGATATATGAAGGAGAAATGTTACGTTTAGTAGGTGTCAGCTTAAACAATGTTATTCATCAAGATGAACTTAATGAACAAATATCATTGTTTGCTCATGCTAGTGAATCCAATGATGCTAAGACAGTGAATCAGACAGATCAAATTATTGATCAGCTTACAAAAGCTTTACCTGATGTTAAAATAGTAAAAGCTTCCTCACTCATAGATGAAACACCTGTCCAAAAGAAATACTTAAAAAATAATGAATAA